From the genome of Fusobacterium varium, one region includes:
- the capD_1 gene encoding UDP-glucose 4-epimerase: protein MLNNLTILVTGGTGSFGNKFIERVLEDYEPKKIIIYSRDEFKQDLMKKNFIAKYGEEKTNKLRFFIGDVRDKERLYRAFKDVDYVIHAAAMKQVPACEYNPFEAIKTNIHGAENIIEAAIDRKVKKVVALSTDKSVNPINLYGGTKLVSDKLFISANAYSGDKGTIFSIVRYGNVAGSRGSVIPFFKQLLAQGKKELPITDIHMTRFWMILDDAVDLVFKALEEAKGGETFVFKNPSFLITELAEALNPNGSIKEVGVREGEKIHEVMITKDDWRNTYEYEDYYIIYPHFEWWDKSKFKDGGKLIKENWEYSSGENEIWLDAEELRNRIEKLNIKY from the coding sequence ATGTTAAATAATTTAACAATACTAGTAACAGGGGGAACAGGTTCTTTTGGAAATAAATTTATAGAAAGAGTTTTAGAAGATTATGAACCTAAAAAAATAATTATATATTCAAGAGATGAATTTAAACAAGATTTGATGAAGAAAAATTTTATAGCTAAATATGGAGAAGAAAAAACTAATAAATTAAGATTCTTTATTGGAGATGTAAGAGATAAAGAAAGATTATATAGAGCCTTCAAAGATGTGGATTATGTAATACATGCAGCAGCTATGAAACAAGTTCCAGCTTGTGAATATAATCCTTTTGAAGCAATAAAAACTAATATACATGGAGCAGAAAATATAATAGAAGCGGCAATAGATAGAAAAGTAAAAAAGGTGGTAGCACTTTCAACAGATAAATCGGTAAATCCTATTAATCTTTATGGAGGAACTAAATTAGTATCAGATAAACTTTTTATATCCGCCAATGCTTATTCAGGAGATAAAGGAACAATATTTTCAATAGTAAGATATGGTAATGTAGCAGGAAGCAGAGGATCAGTTATTCCATTTTTTAAACAATTATTAGCTCAAGGGAAGAAAGAACTTCCTATAACAGATATTCATATGACTAGATTCTGGATGATATTAGATGATGCAGTAGACTTAGTGTTTAAAGCATTAGAAGAAGCAAAAGGAGGAGAAACATTTGTATTTAAAAACCCTTCATTCTTAATTACAGAATTAGCTGAAGCATTAAATCCAAATGGAAGCATTAAAGAAGTAGGAGTAAGAGAGGGAGAAAAAATTCATGAAGTAATGATAACTAAAGATGACTGGAGAAATACTTACGAATATGAAGATTATTATATAATCTATCCTCATTTTGAATGGTGGGATAAGAGTAAATTTAAAGATGGAGGAAAATTAATAAAGGAAAATTGGGAGTATAGTTCAGGAGAAAATGAAATATGGCTAGATGCAGAGGAATTAAGAAATAGAATAGAGAAATTAAATATAAAATATTAA